A single Gemmatimonadales bacterium DNA region contains:
- a CDS encoding DUF4870 domain-containing protein produces MSAPQPQPQPAQGTGLAPNVAGALSYLVAPFTGILFYVIEKQNPFVRFHAMQSIVFGVAWIVLWVALSVISGVVPVVGWIAGFLASIVIGIGGFIVWLLLMWQAFQGKEWELPVIGQFARKQLGGVSV; encoded by the coding sequence ATGTCCGCTCCACAGCCCCAGCCCCAGCCGGCTCAGGGAACTGGCCTTGCGCCGAACGTCGCGGGGGCCCTGTCGTACCTCGTCGCGCCGTTCACCGGGATCCTCTTCTACGTGATCGAGAAGCAGAATCCGTTCGTGCGCTTCCACGCCATGCAGTCCATCGTGTTTGGCGTCGCGTGGATCGTGCTCTGGGTTGCGCTGAGCGTCATCAGCGGCGTCGTCCCGGTGGTGGGCTGGATCGCGGGCTTTCTCGCCTCGATCGTGATCGGCATCGGCGGATTCATCGTCTGGCTGCTGCTCATGTGGCAGGCGTTTCAGGGCAAGGAGTGGGAGTTGCCGGTGATCGGCCAGTTCGCCCGCAAGCAGCTCGGTGGCGTATCGGTCTGA
- a CDS encoding M1 family metallopeptidase, with protein sequence MMVGTFRRLRLLALTLVAASVACSSARPPAPAPAPASNAGANRTGTAHAGTTEPPPAFRLEPSEAFTRAVSRGTRTTTGVPGPRYWQQYARYQLEAELHPLTKKLTGHGRVTYFNHSPDTLAVLYVQAYNNIFEPDARRVIQTPRLGGIEFQRVAVGGRRLAADPGEHEPGYRVDGTIMELRLPTPLPPGGTAELDFQWQFRVPSETAPRGGQDGEVWYLSYWYPQMAVYDDVNGWQIDQYLGRGEFYMGYADYDVSLTVPAGWLVEATGVLQNPGEVLSPQTRARLDSARTSAGVVHVVTDQDRADSLATVRSRGGRLTWHFKADSVRDVAWATSSRYNWDATYAITDSGAAGRPDTAMIGALYRTEGRRSYWDEATRYARYSIEFYSHLLWPYPYPHMTAVDGPDGCGGMEFPMMTCIGGTWPDSTAMYEVVTHEIGHMWFPMMVGSDEKRYGWMDEGFTQYDQSQSMDAFFKNFDDEKRNRDFYLQVAEADREEPSMKPGDRYDTEFGFGVGTYYKPASVLVALRTILGRDTFERAFREYGRRWLGKHPMPADFFNTVNDVAGRDLDWFWREWFYETWKLDQAVASVEPAGAAGGAGADSTAIVLENREKAVMPVPLAITREGGRIDSVTVPVSAWWGPNGGEQKRYTLVVPATPKITRVEIDPAHALPDVDLGNDVWPRAGRAIGK encoded by the coding sequence ATGATGGTTGGCACCTTTCGCCGGCTCCGCCTGCTCGCCCTCACGTTAGTCGCCGCGAGCGTTGCGTGCAGCTCCGCCCGGCCGCCGGCGCCGGCGCCAGCTCCGGCGTCGAACGCCGGGGCGAATCGCACCGGCACCGCGCACGCCGGCACGACCGAGCCGCCGCCCGCGTTCCGCCTGGAGCCCAGCGAGGCGTTCACTCGCGCGGTGTCGCGCGGCACCCGCACCACTACCGGCGTGCCCGGACCCCGGTACTGGCAGCAATACGCCAGGTACCAGCTCGAGGCCGAGCTGCACCCGCTCACCAAGAAGCTCACGGGGCACGGGCGGGTCACCTACTTCAATCACTCGCCCGACACGCTCGCGGTCCTCTACGTCCAAGCGTACAACAACATCTTCGAGCCCGACGCCCGTCGCGTGATCCAGACGCCGAGGCTCGGCGGGATCGAGTTCCAGCGGGTGGCGGTCGGGGGGCGGCGGCTCGCGGCGGATCCGGGCGAGCACGAGCCCGGCTATCGCGTGGACGGCACGATCATGGAACTGCGGCTTCCCACGCCTCTGCCGCCCGGCGGCACCGCGGAGCTCGACTTCCAGTGGCAGTTCCGCGTTCCCTCCGAAACCGCGCCGCGCGGCGGCCAGGACGGCGAGGTCTGGTACCTCTCGTACTGGTATCCGCAAATGGCGGTGTACGACGACGTCAACGGCTGGCAGATCGACCAGTACCTGGGCCGCGGCGAGTTCTACATGGGCTACGCCGACTATGACGTGTCGCTCACCGTACCGGCGGGATGGCTGGTCGAGGCCACCGGCGTCCTGCAGAACCCGGGCGAGGTGCTGTCGCCGCAGACCCGCGCACGGCTCGATTCGGCGCGAACGAGCGCCGGGGTCGTCCACGTCGTCACCGACCAGGACCGCGCCGACAGCTTGGCCACCGTGCGCAGCCGCGGTGGCCGGCTCACCTGGCACTTCAAGGCCGACAGCGTCCGCGACGTCGCATGGGCTACATCATCGCGCTACAACTGGGACGCGACCTATGCCATTACCGACAGCGGCGCCGCGGGCCGTCCGGACACCGCGATGATCGGTGCGTTATATCGTACCGAGGGCCGCCGCTCGTACTGGGATGAGGCTACCCGCTACGCGCGCTACTCGATCGAGTTCTACTCGCATCTGCTCTGGCCCTATCCTTACCCCCACATGACGGCGGTGGACGGGCCCGACGGCTGCGGCGGGATGGAGTTCCCCATGATGACCTGCATCGGCGGCACCTGGCCCGACAGCACGGCGATGTACGAGGTCGTCACCCACGAGATCGGGCACATGTGGTTCCCAATGATGGTGGGCTCGGACGAGAAGCGGTACGGCTGGATGGACGAAGGCTTCACCCAGTACGATCAGTCGCAGTCAATGGATGCCTTCTTCAAGAACTTCGACGACGAGAAGCGGAATCGCGACTTCTATCTCCAGGTGGCCGAGGCAGACCGGGAAGAGCCGTCGATGAAGCCGGGAGATCGATACGACACCGAATTCGGCTTCGGCGTCGGCACCTACTACAAGCCGGCGTCCGTGCTGGTGGCGCTGCGCACGATTCTCGGCCGCGATACGTTCGAGCGCGCCTTCCGCGAGTACGGGCGGCGCTGGCTCGGCAAGCACCCGATGCCCGCCGACTTCTTCAATACGGTGAACGACGTCGCCGGCCGCGACCTCGACTGGTTCTGGCGCGAGTGGTTCTACGAGACCTGGAAGCTGGATCAGGCGGTTGCGAGCGTTGAGCCTGCCGGCGCGGCGGGCGGCGCGGGTGCGGATTCCACGGCGATCGTACTGGAGAATCGCGAGAAGGCGGTGATGCCGGTGCCGCTCGCGATCACCCGCGAGGGCGGAAGGATCGACAGCGTGACGGTACCGGTGAGCGCCTGGTGGGGCCCGAACGGGGGCGAGCAGAAGCGCTATACGCTGGTGGTCCCGGCGACGCCGAAGATCACCCGGGTCGAAATCGATCCGGCGCACGCGCTTCCCGACGTGGATCTGGGCAATGACGTGTGGCCCCGGGCGGGACGCGCCATCGGGAAGTGA